The nucleotide sequence TTGCAGGTGGTGTACTGTCATCTCCCATTATTGGTACTTGTCAGAAATCTTCTTTGTTCAAACGTTGCAATGTATATCGCAGCAATGATGAATTGACTAAAGGCTTATGCCTAGTTCCAAGCTTTACAAGGTTCATTGCAGATGCAAGTCCAGAGACCGGCTACAACAGCCTGAGTGATTTGCCTGATATCTTAAAAATATCCCCAACACTGCTTCCAGTAAATAAAGGATTTAAATTCCTTGGAAGTTTATGCCAACGAGAAGGCGCAATTGCTGATCAGCATGCTTTTGCCGAACATATACTTGGTCTGGTCAGGCTGCAATCACCAGGGTCTGTAATAGCTTCCCCTGAAATCAGAAAGCAAATTTCTTGGAACATACACGTATCAAAGTATGCAATAGAGCTACTTTCAGGTGAACCAAATGATTGAACTTTGTAATCAGTTGTCTCAAATCCGGTCGCTCTTTTTCAGCCCTGCATTTTTCAAATGGGTGCATAAGAAAACACAAGAAGAGATACCGCTTGAATGCCGTACCAGAACAATCTTGGGACTCAGGGATGGCTATTCTAAAGCCTACAAAAAAGACGGTCAGGTAAAGAATGATTTAACAAGACTAGAGCTGTCTTATGGCAACCCTCAAACTATTGACGAGTGCTTTCTATCTCCAGAAGCAGAGCATGTGATTGTAAGCTTTTCACTTCAGATTTGCGCTCTCACTCAAGAGCTTCACACATGTAGTGACCCCGAAGTGCGCAGGGTTCTTTTGGAGTTTGCCGTTGCCTGCAAAAAAATTGGTGTTTACGAAGAACTAGCTAAACGTTATTTGCTTAACATCTTTATGGGGCGTTGGCTGTGGATGAATCAGAGGACAAGAAGCACAGAAATCAGCTTAACGGATATGGATGATGAATGCCTATATACGGTTTCGGATGTTCAAAGGAGACGCTGGACAGGAGATATGTCAGGGTTTGAAGAAAATTATCAAAAATTAATTGACCGATTCGCACTTGCTCTCACAGATGAGCAGCAATACTGGGATATAGTGGTCGAGGCCAAGCTGAAATTTCGTCCAATGGCCGAAATATTTCCTAGCCAGACTTTTTCGTCTGGCTCAGAGAAAGATAGAAGTCGAATTTATGCAACATTTCGCCTTGGGGAGAGAGAACAGCTAATATTTACCTCCCACAAAACAAGTGCCGCAATTCATACTATTGACGACTGGTTCCCCGGAGCTGAAGAATGGCTGCGTGTTTCAGCATTTGGTTCGGATAGAAGCAATGCAACAGCCCACCGCCATCCAGAAACAGGGCATGATGTGTATTCTATTATGCGCTTGGCTGATGAGCTGACAGAGTTTATTAATAGCGGCAAAAAGATCGACACAAAAAACATGAACAAGATTTATTATCTTGCGGCTATGTTTGTATGCGGCGGTATGCGACAGGTAGGGGAGGAGTAAAATGCGTTATGCATTTTTAGTGCAGTTCTGCGATCCAAGATCTGATGTTTTTCTGCTTGCATCTCGCTGTCATCAGGTTCTTCATGGCTTTCAGTGTCATAATAATCTGCGAGCCATCGGAGTGGCATATCCTCGCTGGAATCTGAGAACTTTAGGAGACAGTATTGCTTTTATTTGCCACGATAAGGGCTTATTACAACAATTTTCTCAACAGCCGCTGTTTCCTCAAATGAAAAAAATAAACAAGTTTGCTTGGGGAGATATTGCTCTGATTCAGGAAGGTGGCCCTGAAGTACAGTACTTTCGCACCCAGAAGCCGGATAAGTACACACAGGCATGGTTGGAGAAAGACAGCCGTAGAAGGGAGAAGCGTGGAGTTGAATCAAGAAAATACATTCCCCAAATACAGCTTTTAGAACACTACCACTCTGTTAAGAAAAGAAATGGCTACTTACATATCCATCGTAGTTTTGCCAATCAGGTGACCCAAGGACAGTTTAGTAGCTACGGCCTTTCTGGTGAAATGAATTCTGGTACTGTACCGTTACTGTAGATGAGCTTCAGAAGCTTTAGGTGCTTTTACCCTTTTTTCATATAAGAAAATAAGGCTCTTCCTCAATTTGAGTGGGTGATTTATTATATTCTGAAGCACTCAATGCAAGGATGCACCGATGCGTGATAAGCAACTCTATTCTCAAATACTGGGTATTGAGTCTCCTTGGTTCGTTTCTGAAGTTGAATTGTCATTACAGGATCAACAGGTTCGGGTATTCATTGAACACAATGGTAAAAAGGCCTGCAAATGCAGTGTTTGCGATAAGCCCTGCTCTGGCTACGACCACATCACTCAGAAGTGGCGTCATCTGGATACCTGTCAGTTTCAGACTATTCTAGTTGCCAGGGTTCCACGGACCCAGTGCCCTGAGCATAAGGTGTTAGCCATCAATGTGCCCTGGGCTGAATCTGACTCTCGATATACAGCTCTGTTTGAAGCCCTTGTTATTGACTGGCTAAAGGAGGCAACTACGAAGGCAGTTGCACGACAAATGAAGCTTGGTTGGAATGCCATAGACGGTATTCAGCAGCGTGCAGTGAAGAGAGGACTGGCTCGTCGTGATGCTAAGCCACCAAAACGAATCGCTGTTGATGAAACCTCATTTCAAAAGCATCATGAATACGTCACAGTGGTCACTGACCACGACCAAGGCGTTGTTATTCACGTTTCTGATGACCGTAAAAGTGACAGTCTCAA is from Endozoicomonas gorgoniicola and encodes:
- the csy3 gene encoding type I-F CRISPR-associated protein Csy3, producing MIELCNQLSQIRSLFFSPAFFKWVHKKTQEEIPLECRTRTILGLRDGYSKAYKKDGQVKNDLTRLELSYGNPQTIDECFLSPEAEHVIVSFSLQICALTQELHTCSDPEVRRVLLEFAVACKKIGVYEELAKRYLLNIFMGRWLWMNQRTRSTEISLTDMDDECLYTVSDVQRRRWTGDMSGFEENYQKLIDRFALALTDEQQYWDIVVEAKLKFRPMAEIFPSQTFSSGSEKDRSRIYATFRLGEREQLIFTSHKTSAAIHTIDDWFPGAEEWLRVSAFGSDRSNATAHRHPETGHDVYSIMRLADELTEFINSGKKIDTKNMNKIYYLAAMFVCGGMRQVGEE
- the cas6f gene encoding type I-F CRISPR-associated endoribonuclease Cas6/Csy4, translating into MRYAFLVQFCDPRSDVFLLASRCHQVLHGFQCHNNLRAIGVAYPRWNLRTLGDSIAFICHDKGLLQQFSQQPLFPQMKKINKFAWGDIALIQEGGPEVQYFRTQKPDKYTQAWLEKDSRRREKRGVESRKYIPQIQLLEHYHSVKKRNGYLHIHRSFANQVTQGQFSSYGLSGEMNSGTVPLL